One window of Akkermansia biwaensis genomic DNA carries:
- the guaB gene encoding IMP dehydrogenase, whose amino-acid sequence MADFPLGLSFDDVLLLPRLSAILPGDADISSQLVPGFNMKIPVLSAAMDTVSESELAIALAREGGLAVIHRNNPIDIQAAMVSRVKRFENAVIPNPVTVSKDMTLEEVHHVMMDQGYSGFPVVDANRKLEGIVTGRDMRGVDDYEHVLVKDVMTPLSRLITAAPSTTIEEARHILYTHRIEKLPLVDENGVLAGLITETDIQKRAMFADASKDDHGHLRCGAAVGVGPDYLDRAKALVAAGADALFIDAATGHTTRVMDVVSNLRKLTDRPIVAGNVVTAEGASDLIKAGVQAIKVGVGPGSICTTRVISGVGMPQFTAIKEVASVARPAGVTVIADGGIRYSGDIVKALAAGADLVMLGGLLAGTEESPGKVVHYQGRHFKQYRGMGSLGAMRRGSGDRYGQNSSGKLVAEGVEARVPYKGMLADVVFQLMGGLRSGMGYLGARNLQELREKARFVQITSGGLKESHPHDITITEEPINYSC is encoded by the coding sequence ATGGCAGATTTCCCTCTTGGATTAAGTTTTGACGACGTGCTCCTGCTGCCCCGCCTGAGCGCGATTCTTCCCGGTGATGCGGACATCAGTTCCCAGCTCGTTCCCGGATTCAACATGAAAATCCCCGTGCTTTCCGCGGCCATGGACACCGTTTCCGAATCGGAACTGGCCATTGCCCTGGCACGTGAAGGCGGCCTCGCCGTCATCCACCGCAACAATCCCATCGACATCCAGGCGGCCATGGTCTCCCGCGTGAAACGGTTTGAGAACGCTGTCATCCCGAATCCCGTCACGGTGAGCAAGGACATGACGCTTGAAGAAGTCCACCACGTCATGATGGACCAGGGTTACTCCGGCTTCCCCGTAGTAGATGCCAACCGAAAGCTGGAAGGCATCGTCACCGGCCGCGATATGCGCGGAGTGGACGATTACGAACACGTGCTGGTGAAGGATGTGATGACCCCTCTTTCCCGCCTGATTACCGCCGCCCCCAGCACCACTATTGAAGAAGCCCGCCACATCCTTTACACGCACCGCATTGAAAAACTCCCCCTCGTGGATGAAAACGGCGTTCTTGCCGGCCTGATCACGGAAACGGACATCCAGAAGCGTGCCATGTTTGCGGACGCCTCCAAGGACGACCACGGCCATCTGCGCTGCGGCGCTGCCGTAGGCGTAGGCCCCGACTACCTGGACCGGGCCAAGGCCCTGGTCGCCGCAGGGGCTGACGCCCTGTTCATCGACGCCGCCACAGGCCATACCACACGCGTGATGGATGTGGTTTCCAATCTCCGCAAGCTGACGGACCGCCCCATCGTGGCCGGCAACGTAGTCACTGCGGAAGGCGCTTCCGACCTGATCAAGGCGGGCGTCCAAGCCATCAAGGTGGGCGTGGGTCCCGGCTCCATCTGCACCACCCGCGTCATTTCCGGCGTGGGGATGCCCCAGTTTACCGCCATTAAGGAAGTAGCTTCCGTGGCCCGCCCCGCAGGCGTAACCGTCATTGCGGACGGCGGCATCCGCTATTCCGGAGACATTGTAAAGGCCCTGGCGGCCGGCGCCGACCTGGTGATGCTGGGCGGGCTGCTGGCAGGCACGGAGGAAAGCCCCGGCAAGGTAGTCCATTACCAGGGACGCCACTTCAAACAATACCGCGGCATGGGTTCCCTCGGAGCCATGCGCCGCGGCTCCGGCGACCGGTACGGGCAGAACAGCTCCGGCAAGCTCGTTGCGGAGGGCGTGGAAGCCCGCGTCCCGTACAAGGGCATGCTGGCGGACGTCGTCTTTCAGCTCATGGGCGGCCTGCGTTCCGGCATGGGCTACCTGGGCGCCCGCAACCTGCAGGAGCTCCGGGAAAAGGCCCGGTTCGTCCAGATCACGTCCGGCGGCCTGAAGGAAAGCCACCCCCACGACATCACCATCACGGAAGAACCTATCAACTATTCCTGCTAA
- a CDS encoding glycosyltransferase family 2 protein, whose protein sequence is MTSSSDPENTPDDSISVHSSIPGVPAFTVQSYQTKQSKYCILIPIINEGERIHHELERATNAKIPSFGDIIICDGGSTDGSTEEHLLRQYGVNTLLVKTGPGKQGAQLRMGLWWALQRGYDGFITIDGNDKDSIEDVPKFISKLQEGFDFIQGSRFRRGGKAINTPFIRHVALKFMHAPLISLSAGQWFTDTTNAYRAYSRHYLEHPEVQPFRDIFQTYELLAYLSVRASQLGLKACEIPVTRAYPPKGKVPTKISFFKGNFNLFATLVKNLFRKYHP, encoded by the coding sequence ATGACCAGTTCTTCAGACCCGGAAAACACTCCAGACGACTCTATATCAGTTCATTCTTCCATACCGGGAGTCCCCGCTTTTACGGTTCAAAGCTATCAGACCAAACAAAGCAAGTACTGCATTCTCATCCCTATTATCAATGAAGGAGAACGCATCCATCACGAACTGGAAAGAGCCACGAACGCAAAGATTCCATCTTTTGGGGACATAATCATTTGTGATGGGGGGTCCACAGACGGATCTACGGAAGAACACCTTCTGCGTCAATACGGTGTCAACACGCTTCTTGTCAAAACAGGCCCCGGCAAGCAGGGAGCTCAGTTGCGCATGGGACTTTGGTGGGCTCTGCAACGCGGTTACGACGGGTTCATTACCATTGACGGAAATGACAAGGACAGCATCGAAGACGTACCTAAATTCATATCCAAGCTTCAGGAAGGTTTCGACTTCATTCAGGGCTCGCGTTTTAGGAGGGGGGGGAAGGCTATCAACACGCCTTTCATCCGCCATGTCGCCCTGAAATTCATGCACGCCCCTCTCATTTCCCTGAGCGCGGGTCAATGGTTTACCGATACAACCAACGCCTACCGGGCTTATTCCCGTCATTATCTCGAGCACCCCGAAGTACAGCCCTTCAGGGATATATTCCAAACCTACGAACTGCTTGCCTATCTTTCCGTACGTGCCTCACAGCTTGGCTTGAAAGCCTGTGAAATACCCGTTACACGCGCCTATCCTCCCAAAGGAAAGGTCCCCACCAAAATCAGCTTCTTCAAAGGCAACTTCAATCTGTTTGCCACCCTGGTGAAGAATCTTTTCCGGAAGTACCACCCATAA
- a CDS encoding NAD(P)/FAD-dependent oxidoreductase: MKKDIYDSIIIGGGFYGLYIADFIASQGKRVLLCEYEDSCMTHASYNNQARIHSGYHYPRSLLTGMRSCLSFPRFIKEFPDCVIDDFAKYYAIGRILGKVTAQQFQNFCQHIGAPCQPAPSNICRLFNSHYIEAVFDAREFAFDATILRDNILQRCASNGVEICTGTQVLEFRQIAGGGLETDITSKKEGGLFTIRCRNLYNCTYARINKLNAASGIRLIPLKHEMTEMALVEVPEEIQNRGFTVMCGPFFSIMPFPSRQLYTLSHVRYTPHYEWYDKEENDTYTDAYRILAEDPKHSSYQAMVHDAARYMPSIGKTVYRDSLWEVKTVLPISEVDDSRPILFKSNYAGISGYHCIMGGKIDNIYDCMDFIRQIERNGPSSS; this comes from the coding sequence ATGAAAAAAGACATATACGACAGTATCATCATCGGAGGAGGGTTTTACGGGCTTTATATTGCTGATTTTATTGCCTCTCAGGGCAAGAGAGTCCTGTTGTGCGAGTACGAAGACTCATGCATGACTCATGCCAGTTACAATAACCAGGCTCGCATCCATTCAGGGTATCATTACCCGCGCAGTCTTCTGACCGGCATGCGCTCATGCCTTTCCTTTCCACGGTTCATCAAGGAATTCCCAGATTGCGTCATTGATGATTTTGCAAAATATTACGCCATTGGCCGGATTTTAGGTAAAGTGACGGCTCAGCAGTTTCAAAACTTCTGCCAGCACATCGGAGCTCCCTGCCAGCCGGCTCCCTCAAACATTTGCAGGTTGTTCAACTCCCATTACATTGAAGCGGTTTTCGATGCCCGGGAATTTGCTTTTGATGCCACTATTCTCCGTGACAATATTCTTCAGCGCTGCGCTTCAAATGGCGTAGAAATCTGTACAGGCACGCAGGTTCTGGAATTCCGCCAGATCGCAGGGGGAGGCTTGGAGACAGACATTACATCAAAAAAAGAAGGTGGGCTTTTTACCATTCGCTGCCGCAATCTCTATAATTGCACCTACGCCCGCATCAATAAACTGAATGCCGCCTCGGGAATCAGGCTAATTCCCCTCAAGCATGAAATGACTGAAATGGCCCTCGTCGAAGTACCGGAAGAAATTCAAAACCGGGGATTTACTGTCATGTGCGGACCATTCTTTTCCATCATGCCCTTTCCCAGTCGTCAGTTATATACCCTGAGCCATGTACGGTATACACCTCATTATGAATGGTATGATAAAGAGGAAAACGATACTTATACCGACGCCTACCGGATATTGGCTGAAGATCCAAAACACAGTTCCTACCAAGCCATGGTACATGATGCCGCCCGTTACATGCCCAGCATCGGCAAAACCGTATACCGTGATTCTCTCTGGGAGGTCAAAACCGTCCTTCCCATAAGCGAAGTAGATGACAGCCGCCCCATTCTCTTTAAATCCAATTACGCAGGCATTTCCGGCTACCACTGCATCATGGGCGGAAAAATAGACAATATCTATGACTGTATGGATTTCATCCGCCAGATTGAACGGAACGGCCCCTCCTCTAGCTAA
- a CDS encoding sugar phosphate isomerase/epimerase family protein, which produces MKLAVSNIAWKEQHDEAVYALMRHYGFTGLEIAPTRFFPEVPYSHLIPMQKLAARLREHGFTLPSMQSLLAGHPELRLFEGTEKREALFAYLKQAVLFAEAGGIRNLVFGSPKNRISHDEKDWETAIDFFTKLAHFASAHGCVIGMEPNPGIYGGNFVTSVKEAIHLCQAIAHPGFKLNLDTGCVITNGELLSLVADKVHMISHVHLSEPMLAPLTPRKRLLTDLKRILEDGGYEHFVSIEMSCPAKGYPIQNMENSLSLVAGIWNQTP; this is translated from the coding sequence ATGAAACTGGCGGTCTCCAATATAGCGTGGAAGGAGCAACACGATGAGGCGGTTTATGCCCTCATGAGACATTACGGCTTCACTGGGCTGGAGATTGCACCAACCCGTTTTTTCCCTGAAGTCCCCTACTCCCATCTTATTCCGATGCAAAAACTTGCTGCCCGGCTGCGGGAGCACGGATTTACTTTGCCAAGCATGCAGTCATTACTCGCAGGACATCCGGAACTACGATTGTTTGAAGGAACAGAAAAACGGGAGGCACTGTTTGCCTACCTCAAACAGGCCGTACTTTTTGCTGAAGCAGGGGGTATCCGCAACCTTGTCTTCGGCAGTCCTAAAAATAGAATTTCCCACGATGAAAAAGACTGGGAGACTGCTATTGATTTTTTCACTAAGCTGGCCCATTTCGCTTCAGCCCATGGGTGCGTGATCGGCATGGAACCTAACCCGGGCATTTATGGCGGCAACTTCGTAACCTCCGTAAAAGAAGCCATTCATCTCTGCCAGGCAATCGCACATCCCGGCTTTAAATTGAATTTGGATACGGGCTGCGTAATTACCAACGGAGAACTGCTCAGCCTGGTCGCGGATAAGGTCCATATGATCAGCCATGTTCATCTCAGCGAACCCATGCTTGCTCCCCTTACTCCGCGTAAAAGACTGCTGACAGATTTAAAGCGAATTCTGGAAGATGGGGGATACGAGCACTTTGTTTCCATTGAAATGAGCTGCCCGGCAAAAGGATATCCTATCCAGAACATGGAAAATAGCCTCTCTCTTGTTGCCGGTATCTGGAACCAGACCCCATGA
- a CDS encoding low molecular weight protein-tyrosine-phosphatase, with protein MDVSAPCRILFVCLGNICRSPAAEIIFKTMVRKQRLDGRIESDSAGMIGYHRGCPPDARMLEALKKYGYSNPGLKSRPVRKNDLEEFDLIVGMDRENLRDLKKMDKNGLAERKIVPMCFFATHFLDEEVPDPYYGDREGFEHVVKLLEDACSGLLGHLKKQMNP; from the coding sequence ATGGATGTTTCTGCACCCTGCCGTATCCTTTTCGTCTGCTTGGGCAACATTTGCCGTTCTCCCGCTGCGGAAATCATTTTCAAGACCATGGTAAGAAAGCAGAGGTTGGATGGAAGGATTGAAAGCGACTCCGCCGGCATGATCGGCTACCATCGGGGATGTCCTCCCGATGCCCGGATGCTGGAAGCCTTGAAAAAATACGGCTACAGCAATCCAGGACTCAAATCACGCCCTGTCCGGAAGAATGACTTGGAAGAGTTTGATCTGATTGTGGGTATGGACCGGGAAAACCTGCGCGATTTGAAGAAGATGGACAAGAATGGGCTCGCAGAACGAAAAATCGTACCCATGTGCTTTTTCGCAACCCATTTTCTGGATGAAGAGGTACCGGACCCCTATTATGGCGACCGGGAAGGATTTGAACACGTCGTGAAACTTCTGGAAGATGCCTGCTCCGGTTTACTGGGACATTTGAAAAAACAGATGAATCCCTGA
- a CDS encoding RHS repeat domain-containing protein: MAAKKEHFYYLYDSLKNVTSIFGEQKERKALYEYSSFGQVLKSEGDIAQFNKFRFSCEYMDDELGLIYYNYRHFNPTDGRWINRDPITERGGWNLYEFVSNANNKIDYLGLNNCYWSPTANMPLPRPTSSTPEPDEPDGLESFEKALNENLKTLSEYKCTFLITIHNMGIL, translated from the coding sequence ATGGCAGCCAAAAAAGAACATTTTTACTATCTATACGATTCCTTAAAAAATGTTACTTCTATCTTTGGAGAACAGAAGGAAAGAAAGGCATTATATGAATATAGTTCCTTCGGACAAGTTCTTAAATCAGAAGGTGATATTGCTCAATTTAATAAGTTCCGTTTTTCCTGTGAATATATGGATGATGAATTGGGACTCATCTATTACAATTATCGGCATTTCAACCCTACAGACGGCAGGTGGATCAACAGAGACCCCATTACCGAACGGGGAGGATGGAATCTATATGAATTCGTATCCAATGCCAACAACAAAATAGACTATTTAGGATTGAATAACTGTTACTGGAGTCCAACTGCAAATATGCCCCTACCTAGACCAACTTCTTCTACGCCCGAACCGGATGAGCCAGATGGTCTAGAAAGTTTTGAAAAAGCACTAAATGAAAATTTAAAAACACTTTCAGAGTATAAGTGCACCTTTTTAATCACTATTCACAACATGGGAATATTGTAG